ACCTGGCtgaagaagaacatcgtgggCCGTGGCTCAAGAATTTACGCTTATAGATAATTTGTGTGTCGACACTTCGGATGACTAATTACTTATATCCGTAGTAACAGCCATTGCTTAACTTCATATTACtgacatataaataaattttacaaaagtcacgtcgatcTATTAATTCAAACGAAATTTTATGCATTTACACAATATCTGATTGATAAGGATTTACTTGGATTCCGTTGCTATAAAAGGAAATTATGTTGATTTGAAACTATTCTCAAGTTTAAACTCGAAGAATTAACAATTCAAAATGGTCTTCAAAGCCGTACTCTTCGTCTGCGCTCAGGCTCTTGTGATGCAGGTTCGTAGGATATcgcaaattaattttaaaatgccaCCAAAATGAGCCACACGGAATTTGCGAAGTTTGTAAAGATTACAGGTGCTTGAACAGAATGTCTTTGTTGTTTGCAGTCCATCTCCGGACAGTGTATCGGCGCTGGCTGGGCCGGGGCTCCGTGGGGCGGTATCGGGGCTCCGTGGGGCGGTATCGGCGCTCCCTGCGGCTGCGGCGCCGAGTGGGTCGCCACTCCCGCGTTCTCCGGCGGCGGCCTCCCAGTGGCCAGCGCCTCCGCTATCCCACCGAACGGAGTTTCCGTGCTATCTGAGAACGCTTATGCAGGAGAGCTCGCTGTCCGCGGCGCTCTGCCGTTCTTGGGAACTGTGGGTCTAGAGGGCGTCGTGCCGACTGCTGGTGCTGGTGCGGTCGCGTACGGTTGCGGCAACGGAGAGGTCGCTATGTTGACTGAGGGTGCTGCTGGTATCGCTGGCCCACTCGGCTATGGCGCCGGCATTGGCCCCTTCGGCTACGGCTATGACGGTCTGGGCTGTGGCGCCGCTATTGGTCCCTTTGGTTACGGCTATGATGGTCTGGCTCGCGGTGGCTGCGGGTACGGACTTGCTTTCATCTAAGaagtttttatttgaatatcCATAGTCTTGTACTCTAGTAGTACATTGAATAATGCAGTACTAAAAATAAATCCAAttgaataatgtacctactttttctttttaactgacttcaaaaaaaggaggaggttcccaattcgtcggaatctttttttttcactGATACCCTATAGTTTACACTTTAACCTAAGTAGATTTTATtggtttaattatttaatttatcattataGCTTTCTCTTAATGGAGAGCACGCGGCGCTCGCCACGAATGAGACATAAATTACAAACAAGTCAGTGTTTGGTTTGAGTTACAAAAACTCGatacattacaataaataaaatttaataaaattattacggaAAGCCTAAATGATAAATTTAATGTCATAGGAATCTTTCTTGACATGACTAGAGCATTTGACCTAGTTTGTCATAAATCTCTCTTAGATAAACTTGAAAAATACGGAATTAGAGGAAAATGTTTAGAATGGCTAACAAGTTATCTTAGCAAAAGAATGCAATGTGTAGAAATTCTTCAAACAACAAATTCATGCTGTAAGGCTTATCGCTCTGTATATAAAGTCCAACATCCGTATGGTGTACCACAGGGCAGTGTTTTGGGTCCCTTATTGTTTCTCCTTTACATCAACGACCTTCCCCACTTTATTAATCAACAGTGTATAATGTATGCGGATGACACGACTATCatagtaaaaagcaaaaataaattaactattgAATTTGATGCAAACGAA
The window above is part of the Maniola hyperantus chromosome 27, iAphHyp1.2, whole genome shotgun sequence genome. Proteins encoded here:
- the LOC117994560 gene encoding chorion class B protein M2410-like; translated protein: MVFKAVLFVCAQALVMQSISGQCIGAGWAGAPWGGIGAPWGGIGAPCGCGAEWVATPAFSGGGLPVASASAIPPNGVSVLSENAYAGELAVRGALPFLGTVGLEGVVPTAGAGAVAYGCGNGEVAMLTEGAAGIAGPLGYGAGIGPFGYGYDGLGCGAAIGPFGYGYDGLARGGCGYGLAFI